One region of Mucilaginibacter sp. 14171R-50 genomic DNA includes:
- a CDS encoding acetylxylan esterase — MANPSNKIFFLLLCLLTFAAISPAVAQDDEEGISTVLTSASKNAIFDSNAKYTFEVKNPTDVVQEGTVSYLITQHGKKIGSGTQKAHIGKKAAEKYTFELPALKSGFYKVNFMVNISEYDDTTRRVFGIKPEEIRSKYPKPADFDAFWQKAKAELAQVKPNFKVTPMPKMNTDNRKVYLIEMQSLDNYTIRGWMTVPISSNKNRKFSVLLGLPGYQVNLLPITGLDEDLAIITLNVRGQGNSRGPIDTRRDEFIFYRVEDRDKYVMRGVIMDCIRAVDFVYAQPNLKHDNILVSGGSMGGYLAIATASLDKRVNLCSAQNPILCDVNNLDGEVTWPINDIKKYVRTQPGLTFTKVLDNLNYYDGKNFAANLTCNTIMGIGLLDPYAPPYNEYGTFNIIPGKKKLLVFKDLGHEVSQVYKDLEGRWMRDAFALF; from the coding sequence ATGGCTAATCCATCAAACAAGATATTTTTTTTACTGCTATGCCTGTTAACTTTCGCGGCGATAAGCCCGGCCGTAGCCCAGGACGACGAGGAGGGTATATCTACCGTGCTTACCTCGGCCAGCAAGAACGCCATTTTTGATAGCAACGCCAAATATACTTTCGAGGTAAAAAACCCTACCGATGTGGTGCAGGAGGGCACGGTATCATACCTGATTACGCAGCATGGCAAAAAAATAGGTTCGGGCACGCAGAAAGCCCATATCGGTAAAAAAGCCGCGGAGAAATACACCTTTGAGCTGCCGGCCCTAAAGTCGGGTTTTTACAAGGTGAACTTTATGGTGAACATTAGCGAGTACGACGATACCACGCGCCGTGTTTTTGGCATTAAGCCCGAGGAGATACGATCTAAGTACCCCAAGCCTGCCGATTTTGACGCCTTCTGGCAAAAAGCAAAAGCCGAACTGGCACAGGTGAAACCAAACTTTAAGGTAACGCCGATGCCAAAAATGAACACCGATAACCGCAAGGTGTACCTTATCGAGATGCAATCGCTGGATAACTACACCATACGGGGATGGATGACGGTGCCCATCAGCAGTAACAAGAATCGCAAGTTTTCCGTATTATTGGGTTTACCGGGTTACCAGGTTAACTTATTGCCCATAACCGGTCTGGATGAAGACCTGGCTATTATCACCCTAAACGTAAGGGGGCAGGGTAATAGTCGCGGGCCGATCGATACCCGCCGCGACGAGTTTATTTTTTACCGGGTAGAAGACCGCGACAAGTACGTGATGCGCGGGGTGATAATGGATTGCATACGCGCGGTTGATTTTGTGTACGCGCAGCCCAACCTTAAGCACGATAATATACTGGTATCGGGCGGTAGTATGGGCGGGTACCTGGCCATAGCCACCGCCAGCCTTGATAAAAGGGTTAACCTGTGCTCGGCGCAAAACCCTATATTATGCGATGTAAATAATTTAGACGGCGAGGTTACCTGGCCAATAAACGATATCAAAAAATATGTACGTACACAGCCTGGCTTAACCTTTACCAAGGTGCTTGATAATTTAAACTATTACGACGGGAAGAACTTTGCCGCCAACTTAACCTGCAATACCATTATGGGCATAGGCCTGTTAGACCCCTACGCCCCACCCTATAACGAGTATGGCACGTTTAACATCATCCCCGGCAAAAAAAAGCTGCTGGTGTTTAAAGATCTGGGGCACGAAGTAAGCCAGGTGTACAAAGACCTGGAGGGCAGGTGGATGCGCGACGCGTTTGCATTATTTTAA